Proteins from one Streptomyces genisteinicus genomic window:
- a CDS encoding GntR family transcriptional regulator, which yields MPAERIREHAVPVAAARRRRLRADQARQLADLLRHQIRTAGFPGGVLPLEGAIGADYRVSRNTVRQALDLLRAEGLIERQPGVGTVVVAEKYPHGLDRLQGLAETLREHGTVTNEVRTVCPVTAPGPVARRLGVPEHSDVLYIERLRRLGGLPLSLDLTYVPMDIGARLLDCDLEHNDVFRLLERLTGQPLGTADITLEAVNADAHSAAVLQAPRGAAVLMLERLTHLRDGRPVDLEFIRFRGDRIAMSGLLHRAC from the coding sequence ATGCCAGCCGAACGCATCCGTGAGCACGCAGTGCCCGTCGCCGCCGCCCGCCGGCGACGGCTGCGCGCGGACCAGGCACGGCAGCTCGCCGATCTGCTGCGGCACCAGATCCGCACCGCGGGCTTCCCCGGCGGCGTCCTCCCCCTGGAGGGCGCCATCGGGGCCGACTACCGGGTCTCGCGCAACACCGTCCGCCAGGCGCTGGACCTGCTGCGCGCGGAGGGGCTGATCGAACGGCAGCCCGGAGTCGGCACGGTGGTGGTGGCCGAGAAGTACCCCCACGGCCTCGACCGCCTCCAGGGCCTCGCGGAAACCCTCCGCGAACACGGCACCGTCACCAACGAGGTGCGCACCGTGTGCCCGGTCACCGCACCCGGTCCGGTGGCGCGGCGGCTCGGCGTCCCCGAGCACTCCGACGTGCTCTACATCGAACGGCTGCGCCGCCTCGGCGGGCTGCCCCTCTCCCTGGACCTCACCTACGTCCCGATGGACATCGGGGCGCGACTGCTCGACTGCGACCTGGAGCACAACGACGTGTTCCGGCTGCTGGAACGCCTCACCGGGCAGCCGCTCGGAACGGCGGACATCACCCTGGAGGCCGTCAACGCCGACGCGCACTCCGCCGCCGTCCTCCAGGCACCGCGCGGAGCGGCCGTGCTGATGCTGGAACGGCTCACCCATCTGCGCGACGGACGCCCCGTGGACCTGGAGTTCATCCGCTTCCGCGGCGACCGCATCGCCATGAGCGGACTGCTCCACCGCGCCTGCTGA
- a CDS encoding 4Fe-4S dicluster domain-containing protein, producing MPLAPQRADVPVTIDESKCITGCTLCVDMCPLDSLAIREDDGKAYMHVDECWYCGPCAARCPTGAVTVNMPYLLR from the coding sequence ATGCCTCTGGCGCCCCAGCGGGCCGACGTGCCCGTGACCATCGACGAGTCGAAGTGCATCACCGGCTGCACCCTGTGCGTCGACATGTGCCCGCTCGACTCCCTCGCCATCCGCGAGGACGACGGCAAGGCCTACATGCACGTGGACGAGTGCTGGTACTGCGGCCCGTGCGCCGCCCGGTGCCCCACCGGCGCGGTCACGGTCAACATGCCCTACCTGCTCCGCTGA